A region from the Spirochaeta thermophila DSM 6192 genome encodes:
- a CDS encoding 3-oxo-5-alpha-steroid 4-dehydrogenase encodes MYERLVLVWMALAVAVWILLSRVTAPYGRYVRQGWGTPLNARMAWMVMELPSLIIPLSGLLWRRAEGVAAFFLGLWIFHYAYRSLLFPLLIRARKDVPFSVVGMALAFNLANSGFNTYSLLFVKDYASSWVSDPRFLLGVCLFLSGFVMHVVSDARLRALRSEGEGSYRIPQGWLFRWVSCPNYFGEILEWTGWALATWSLAGVSFALWTCANLVPRALSHHRWYREHFPDYPADRKALIPVIGP; translated from the coding sequence ATGTATGAGCGTCTCGTCCTTGTCTGGATGGCCCTCGCCGTGGCGGTGTGGATTCTGCTCTCAAGGGTGACAGCTCCCTACGGCAGATACGTGCGGCAGGGGTGGGGAACACCGCTCAATGCCCGGATGGCGTGGATGGTGATGGAACTCCCTTCCCTCATCATCCCGCTCTCCGGGCTTCTGTGGAGAAGGGCGGAAGGGGTGGCCGCCTTTTTCCTGGGGCTCTGGATCTTTCACTATGCCTATCGGAGCCTCCTCTTCCCCCTCCTCATCAGGGCACGCAAGGACGTGCCTTTCTCCGTGGTGGGGATGGCCCTCGCCTTCAACCTCGCCAACAGTGGGTTCAACACCTACTCGCTTCTCTTCGTGAAGGACTATGCCTCCTCGTGGGTCTCGGATCCCCGTTTTCTCCTGGGAGTGTGCCTCTTCCTCTCGGGGTTTGTGATGCACGTGGTCTCCGATGCACGGCTCAGGGCCCTCAGAAGCGAAGGGGAGGGGAGCTACCGTATCCCCCAGGGGTGGCTCTTCCGGTGGGTCTCGTGTCCCAACTACTTCGGCGAGATCCTCGAGTGGACGGGGTGGGCCCTCGCCACCTGGTCGCTCGCAGGGGTCTCCTTCGCACTCTGGACGTGTGCCAACCTCGTCCCCCGGGCCCTCTCACACCACAGGTGGTACCGAGAGCACTTCCCGGACTATCCTGCGGATCGGAAGGCCCTCATCCCCGTGATAGGGCCTTGA
- a CDS encoding NAD-dependent epimerase/dehydratase family protein → MRGGLVAVTGAGGHLGGNVVEVLLRRGYRVRAVVRRDRRAVEGCGCEVVEAEVLERGSLERAFEGADAVVHCAAYVSISGGHGGLVWRVNVEGVRNVLNAAARVGVWRVVHVSSIHAFRECGEVVDEKAPLVDGEGSVYDRSKAEGLRVAAEAAARGQDVVAVCPTGIIGPKDYKPSRMGRFFIALTRGRVPALVEGGFDWVDVRDVAEGVVAALERGRRGERYVLSGRYVKVAELARAWCGVAGVRAPRVVVPPGLARIGAGLGGILLPLLPGEPLFTAEAIRALSWRTPVSSERAHRRLGYVARPLEETLEDTYRWFKEYGYV, encoded by the coding sequence GTGAGAGGGGGGCTCGTCGCGGTCACGGGGGCGGGGGGGCACCTGGGTGGGAACGTCGTGGAGGTGCTGCTGAGGAGGGGGTACCGGGTGCGGGCGGTGGTGCGGCGGGACAGGCGTGCGGTGGAGGGGTGTGGGTGTGAGGTGGTGGAGGCGGAGGTGCTCGAGAGGGGGAGCCTGGAGCGGGCCTTCGAGGGGGCGGATGCGGTCGTGCACTGCGCCGCCTATGTGTCGATATCGGGGGGGCATGGCGGTTTGGTATGGCGGGTGAACGTGGAAGGGGTGCGGAATGTGCTGAATGCGGCGGCGCGGGTGGGTGTGTGGAGGGTGGTGCACGTGAGCTCGATCCACGCCTTCAGGGAGTGCGGAGAGGTGGTGGACGAGAAGGCGCCCCTGGTCGACGGGGAGGGGTCGGTGTACGACAGGAGCAAGGCGGAGGGGCTCAGGGTGGCGGCGGAGGCGGCGGCGCGGGGGCAGGATGTGGTGGCGGTCTGCCCCACGGGGATCATAGGCCCGAAGGACTACAAGCCGTCCCGCATGGGGAGGTTCTTCATTGCGCTCACGCGGGGGAGGGTGCCGGCGCTGGTGGAGGGGGGCTTCGACTGGGTGGACGTGCGGGATGTGGCGGAGGGGGTGGTGGCGGCGTTGGAGCGGGGGCGGAGGGGGGAGCGGTACGTGCTGTCGGGCAGATATGTGAAGGTGGCGGAGCTCGCCCGTGCGTGGTGTGGAGTGGCCGGCGTGAGGGCGCCTCGGGTGGTGGTGCCGCCGGGACTTGCGCGGATCGGAGCGGGTCTCGGTGGGATCCTCCTGCCTCTCCTGCCCGGTGAGCCGCTCTTCACTGCAGAGGCGATCAGGGCTCTCTCCTGGCGGACTCCGGTCTCGTCCGAGAGGGCGCATCGACGATTGGGCTACGTGGCCCGTCCGCTCGAGGAGACTCTCGAGGATACCTATCGATGGTTCAAGGAGTACGGCTATGTATGA
- the cyaB gene encoding class IV adenylate cyclase yields the protein MAREIEVKAWVEDPVALRGRLEAAYGGGEAFRKEDEYYTGPPVEGVRPRHVRLRREGERWTCAFKVKRIEAGVERNEEVEFGVEDAAALRALLDYLGCSFLVRKVKQGWRFRGEGVVVELCEVGGLGWFLEVEAVGAVNEEDAVRRVQDELARWGLKDAVEARTYLQLLCGRSEVEG from the coding sequence GTGGCACGGGAGATCGAGGTGAAGGCGTGGGTGGAGGATCCCGTGGCCCTGAGGGGTCGGCTGGAGGCCGCCTACGGTGGGGGCGAGGCCTTCAGAAAGGAGGACGAGTACTACACGGGTCCTCCGGTGGAGGGGGTGCGGCCTCGTCATGTACGCCTGCGGAGGGAGGGGGAGCGGTGGACGTGCGCCTTCAAGGTGAAGCGGATTGAAGCGGGGGTGGAGCGGAACGAGGAGGTGGAGTTCGGGGTGGAGGATGCGGCGGCACTGAGGGCGCTTCTCGATTACCTCGGGTGTTCGTTCCTGGTGCGGAAGGTGAAGCAGGGGTGGCGGTTCCGGGGGGAGGGGGTGGTGGTGGAGTTGTGTGAGGTGGGGGGGCTGGGGTGGTTCCTGGAGGTGGAGGCGGTGGGTGCGGTGAACGAGGAGGATGCGGTGAGGCGGGTGCAGGATGAGCTTGCGCGGTGGGGGCTTAAGGATGCGGTGGAGGCGAGGACCTACCTTCAGCTCCTCTGCGGGCGTTCGGAGGTGGAGGGGTGA
- the purU gene encoding formyltetrahydrofolate deformylase, with product MKQHPPSAILLFSCPDTKGIVAEVSHFIFTYGGNILQSHQHNDPETNTFFMRVEWDISDFALPREKITQAFEPIAIKYRMDWRIEFSDRRTRMAIFVSKQDHCLYDVLLRHKEGEIDADIVMILSNHETTRPIAEYFGVPFYYFPVNRETKEEVEEKEIALLKEHGVDLVVLARYMQILSPRFVNEFRNRIINIHHSFLPAFAGARPYHQAYERGVKIIGATSHYVTEDLDEGPIIEQDVVRVSHRDTVRDLMQKGKDVEKLVLSRALKLHIDHRILVFRNRTVIFD from the coding sequence ATGAAACAACATCCTCCGAGCGCAATACTCCTCTTTTCCTGTCCCGACACCAAGGGGATCGTCGCAGAGGTCTCACACTTCATCTTCACCTACGGGGGGAACATCCTCCAGTCCCACCAGCACAACGATCCCGAGACCAACACCTTTTTCATGAGGGTGGAGTGGGACATCTCGGACTTCGCCCTTCCACGGGAGAAGATCACCCAGGCTTTCGAGCCTATCGCCATCAAGTACCGGATGGACTGGCGGATCGAGTTCTCGGACAGGCGGACCCGGATGGCGATCTTCGTCTCGAAGCAGGATCATTGCCTCTACGACGTGCTCCTGCGGCACAAGGAGGGGGAGATCGATGCGGATATCGTGATGATCCTGAGCAACCACGAGACCACGCGGCCGATCGCCGAGTACTTCGGGGTTCCCTTCTATTATTTCCCCGTGAACAGGGAGACCAAGGAGGAGGTGGAGGAGAAGGAGATCGCCCTCCTCAAGGAGCACGGGGTGGATCTGGTGGTGCTCGCACGGTACATGCAGATCCTCTCTCCCCGGTTCGTGAACGAGTTTCGGAACCGGATCATCAACATACACCACAGCTTCCTCCCGGCCTTTGCAGGGGCCAGGCCGTACCACCAGGCGTACGAGCGGGGGGTGAAGATCATCGGGGCGACGAGCCACTACGTGACCGAGGATCTGGATGAGGGGCCGATCATCGAGCAGGACGTGGTGCGGGTGAGCCACCGGGATACCGTGAGGGATCTCATGCAGAAGGGGAAGGATGTGGAGAAGCTGGTGCTCTCGCGGGCGCTCAAGCTCCACATCGATCATCGGATCCTGGTCTTCAGGAACCGGACGGTGATCTTCGACTAG
- a CDS encoding carbonic anhydrase yields the protein MSQWICLLTCMDGRIQRPVLEFLLERHPGAFIDTITEPGMDGLLATHRLEEIPGLLRKLEISFEVHGARAVYVAGHTDCAGNPVDDAVHLAHIRRGIHLLTEHFPGIPVRGLWVGPTWKVASVEA from the coding sequence ATGAGCCAGTGGATATGTCTGCTCACCTGCATGGACGGACGGATCCAGCGACCGGTCCTGGAGTTCCTCCTCGAACGGCACCCCGGGGCCTTCATCGACACCATCACCGAGCCGGGCATGGACGGCCTTCTCGCCACCCATCGGCTGGAAGAGATCCCCGGCCTCCTCCGGAAGCTGGAGATCTCGTTCGAGGTCCACGGCGCGCGTGCCGTCTACGTGGCGGGCCACACCGACTGCGCCGGCAACCCGGTGGACGATGCGGTCCACCTCGCCCACATCCGTAGGGGCATCCATCTCCTCACGGAGCACTTCCCCGGTATCCCTGTCCGCGGCCTGTGGGTGGGACCTACATGGAAGGTCGCCTCCGTGGAGGCATAG
- the crcB gene encoding fluoride efflux transporter CrcB: MHLALIVAVAIGGAGGAVSRFLLSSLISTQSGGTFPWGTVVVNLMGSFLLAFVMGLSERLSLSPATRSFITVGFLGAFTTFSTLTYETLTLLREGDYLPALLYSGGQLLCGLIAAAAGFLAARIVWYALSGRI; this comes from the coding sequence ATGCATCTTGCCCTCATCGTCGCGGTCGCAATAGGCGGGGCAGGGGGCGCGGTCTCCCGCTTCCTCCTCTCCTCCCTCATCTCGACTCAGAGCGGCGGGACCTTCCCCTGGGGCACCGTGGTGGTGAACCTCATGGGGAGCTTCCTCCTCGCCTTCGTGATGGGACTCTCGGAGCGCCTCTCCCTCTCTCCCGCGACCAGGTCGTTCATCACCGTGGGATTCCTGGGCGCCTTCACCACCTTCTCCACACTCACCTACGAGACCCTTACCCTCCTACGCGAGGGCGACTACCTCCCCGCCCTGCTCTACAGCGGTGGACAGCTCCTCTGCGGCCTCATCGCCGCAGCGGCGGGCTTCCTCGCAGCCCGCATCGTGTGGTACGCTCTCTCCGGACGGATATGA
- a CDS encoding DUF190 domain-containing protein — MKAVRLRIYTSEDEKIGHLPLYEAVAEQARTLGLAGLTVFRGIFGFGRDRHIHTVKVLSLSENLPVVLELIDTRERIEALLPFLDTHLRNGIYTLEEVELHIPQ; from the coding sequence ATGAAGGCCGTACGCCTGCGCATCTACACATCAGAGGACGAGAAGATAGGCCACCTCCCCCTCTACGAGGCCGTGGCCGAACAGGCGCGCACCCTGGGGCTCGCAGGCCTCACCGTGTTCAGGGGGATATTCGGCTTCGGGAGGGACAGACACATCCACACCGTGAAGGTCCTCTCCCTCTCTGAGAACCTCCCGGTGGTCCTCGAGCTCATCGACACCAGGGAACGCATCGAGGCCCTCCTCCCCTTCCTCGACACACACCTCAGGAACGGGATCTACACCCTGGAGGAGGTGGAGCTCCACATACCGCAGTAG
- a CDS encoding gliding motility-associated C-terminal domain-containing protein: MKRCWTVVAMLVLLPALLFAGGKKEEGPPVVSLGEEDAVYISPGASPGVQDSIVIPLSVTANTSIQDYRIVIQDEGGKVVFTAQSEPLPKPGFFSNLLISLGLKKRPSVEIPSSVEWSGTDAEGRAVPEGSYTCSLTVTDHLGQTSTSSISVVVDNTPPSAQVRIPEPIFSPNGDGSKDTIVVEQSGSTEEQWIMSVQREDGTEVFRYVLENGAPASIFWNGKLSDGTIIPDGEYYYVLSSTDRAGNAFSTKAGPVVVDAAPKQVVVKAEPDHISPNADDVQDFCVITLVDRSPGQIVGVRGEVRDADGRVLASVSSFELPTTYVFNGRFDDTVLPDGEYTLRLETEYLSGTVAVTEVPVVIDTQPPVALLQYGPRKLSPNDDGFQDVFVVEQTSPDKDVVWTSEVRSPQGQLVLTRTWEGGLGDFVWDGTDETGKKVPEGLYTYRVYARDEAGNLGMAEVNEIAVSYALPQIGLAVDHPGFSPNGDGVRDSLEITVTGDEGLPVNRLVITITTPQGERYVVDQEMLGVEGIVIPFTISTERLLTMEVPDGRYEIVASVTYGEKGTVLESPPLSVWVDTVPPEVSVSAEPVPFSPDGDGRDEVVAFIPEVRDEAGIESWELMITNKDRRQTFSGGGEPPAQIVWDGFFESGDLAEQAHEYPVVFTVTDLGGNVAKASALVVTDVYVVIKDGGAYISVPDIHFAPFTADYTDKVPPEIREENLRTLDEVAAMLKKFPQYTVQLEGHAVSLLWFDPERAKIEHQEVLIPLSRARAEAVRKALISRGVDPSRLSIVGYGGSRPIVPFSDLKKRWVNRRVEFLLKEKSGN; encoded by the coding sequence ATGAAACGATGCTGGACCGTTGTCGCAATGCTCGTCCTTCTCCCCGCACTGCTGTTCGCAGGGGGGAAGAAGGAAGAAGGACCTCCTGTCGTCTCGCTCGGAGAGGAGGATGCGGTGTATATCTCCCCCGGGGCCTCTCCCGGGGTGCAGGACTCGATCGTCATTCCCCTCTCCGTGACGGCGAATACCTCGATCCAGGATTACAGGATCGTGATCCAGGACGAGGGGGGGAAGGTGGTCTTCACCGCACAGAGCGAGCCCCTGCCGAAACCCGGTTTCTTTAGCAATCTCCTCATCTCGCTGGGGCTCAAGAAACGGCCTTCGGTGGAGATCCCCTCCTCTGTCGAGTGGAGCGGGACCGATGCCGAGGGGCGCGCCGTGCCGGAAGGCTCGTACACGTGCTCGCTGACCGTGACCGACCACCTGGGACAGACCTCCACCTCCTCCATTTCCGTCGTGGTGGACAATACCCCTCCCTCCGCACAGGTGCGGATCCCCGAACCCATCTTTTCCCCGAACGGAGACGGGAGCAAGGACACCATCGTGGTGGAGCAGTCGGGTAGCACCGAGGAGCAGTGGATCATGAGCGTCCAGAGGGAGGATGGTACCGAGGTGTTCCGCTACGTGCTCGAGAACGGTGCGCCCGCTTCCATCTTCTGGAACGGGAAGCTCTCAGACGGCACGATCATCCCCGACGGGGAGTACTACTACGTGCTCTCCTCCACCGACAGGGCGGGGAACGCTTTCTCCACGAAGGCGGGGCCTGTGGTGGTCGATGCCGCGCCCAAGCAGGTGGTGGTGAAGGCCGAGCCCGATCACATCTCTCCCAATGCGGACGATGTACAGGATTTCTGTGTGATCACCCTGGTGGACAGGTCGCCGGGTCAGATCGTGGGGGTGCGTGGCGAGGTGAGGGATGCGGATGGCAGGGTCCTCGCTTCGGTGAGTTCGTTCGAGCTTCCCACTACCTACGTGTTCAACGGCCGGTTCGACGATACCGTGCTGCCCGACGGCGAGTATACCCTGCGCCTGGAGACCGAGTATCTCTCGGGAACTGTCGCGGTGACCGAGGTGCCGGTAGTGATCGATACCCAGCCTCCGGTAGCGCTCCTCCAGTACGGGCCCAGGAAGCTCTCTCCCAACGACGACGGGTTCCAGGATGTGTTCGTCGTGGAGCAGACCTCACCCGACAAGGATGTGGTCTGGACATCGGAAGTCCGTTCACCTCAGGGGCAGCTCGTACTCACACGCACCTGGGAAGGCGGTCTGGGTGACTTCGTATGGGACGGTACGGATGAGACCGGCAAGAAGGTCCCGGAAGGTCTCTACACCTATCGCGTCTATGCCAGGGATGAGGCTGGGAACCTGGGGATGGCCGAGGTAAACGAGATCGCGGTGAGCTACGCCCTGCCTCAGATAGGGCTCGCGGTGGACCATCCCGGCTTTTCTCCCAACGGCGACGGGGTGAGGGATTCGCTCGAGATCACGGTGACCGGCGATGAAGGGCTTCCCGTGAACCGGCTGGTCATCACCATCACCACGCCTCAGGGCGAGCGCTATGTGGTCGATCAGGAGATGCTCGGAGTGGAAGGCATCGTCATTCCCTTCACCATCTCCACGGAGCGGCTCCTCACCATGGAGGTGCCCGACGGACGATATGAGATCGTGGCCTCTGTGACGTACGGCGAGAAGGGAACCGTACTCGAGAGTCCCCCCCTTTCGGTGTGGGTGGACACCGTGCCCCCTGAGGTGTCCGTGAGTGCCGAGCCCGTCCCATTCTCGCCCGACGGCGACGGAAGGGATGAGGTGGTGGCCTTCATCCCCGAGGTGAGGGACGAGGCGGGTATCGAGTCGTGGGAGCTGATGATCACCAACAAGGATCGGAGGCAAACTTTCTCGGGAGGAGGGGAGCCTCCGGCCCAGATCGTATGGGACGGCTTCTTCGAGTCGGGCGACCTGGCGGAACAGGCCCACGAGTATCCCGTGGTCTTCACAGTTACGGATCTCGGCGGCAACGTGGCGAAGGCCTCGGCCCTGGTGGTGACCGACGTGTACGTGGTGATCAAGGACGGCGGAGCCTACATCAGCGTGCCCGACATCCACTTTGCGCCCTTCACCGCTGACTACACCGACAAGGTGCCGCCTGAGATCCGTGAGGAGAATCTCCGCACCCTCGACGAGGTGGCCGCGATGCTCAAGAAGTTCCCGCAGTATACCGTGCAGCTCGAAGGCCATGCGGTATCCCTCCTCTGGTTCGATCCCGAGCGGGCGAAGATAGAGCACCAGGAGGTCCTTATCCCGCTCTCCCGTGCGAGGGCCGAGGCAGTGCGAAAGGCCCTCATCTCCAGGGGGGTGGATCCCTCGCGGCTCTCCATCGTGGGCTATGGGGGCTCTCGGCCCATCGTGCCCTTCAGCGATCTCAAGAAGCGGTGGGTGAACCGGAGGGTGGAGTTCCTCCTGAAGGAGAAGTCCGGCAACTGA
- a CDS encoding glycosyltransferase family 1 protein: MRIGIVHYHLRPGGVTSVITDGVRGLLTHWEDVSIRLITGSREDTDRVLRSIGAASDSRVEVRVHPQVGYHDQDAPLPDATRIEEIRRILTTEAGECDLLWVHNYHLGKNPAFTEALLRTIDDLPSRRFLLHIHDFPESGRYQNLASLHLVTRSPLYPTGPNVRYALINRRDLRILREAGIPADRLFLLENPYHPLPPPTLTDPRPVLLTRLAPHLSPATPLHLSPIRTIRRKNVLEGALLSRLLSPDALYAVSLPGTSQQETAYSELVEACYREGLIRGLFPLGPLAEQVGLPFPTTLHAADLLVSSSVQEGFGYLFIQALDVGKPLLARRLDILEGFEEIFTDYPAFLYSDVRIPASLVDTHLIPIPELAEAYRRKLRTITPLLPPSLGESLDAQLREEFESSAIDFSYLPVPAQKALLHLITETPHTLESIRTANATLLEQAAETLTRPLPPDTRDRLARFSLEAHLVTLARILESYTLPATPDPPHPEGIPDQVLHAFARKEYLRLLYDF, translated from the coding sequence ATGAGGATCGGGATCGTGCACTACCACCTCAGACCCGGGGGGGTCACCTCGGTCATCACCGACGGGGTACGGGGCCTTCTCACCCACTGGGAGGACGTCTCCATCCGTCTCATTACGGGCTCACGCGAGGACACCGACAGGGTGCTCCGATCCATCGGTGCAGCCTCCGACTCGCGGGTGGAGGTGAGGGTGCATCCCCAGGTGGGCTACCACGACCAGGACGCCCCTCTTCCCGACGCGACCCGCATAGAGGAGATACGACGTATCCTCACCACCGAGGCGGGCGAGTGCGACCTCCTCTGGGTGCACAACTACCACCTGGGCAAGAACCCGGCCTTCACCGAGGCCCTCCTCCGCACCATCGACGACCTCCCCTCCCGTCGTTTCCTCCTTCACATCCACGACTTCCCGGAGAGCGGTCGCTACCAGAACCTCGCATCCCTCCACCTGGTGACCCGCTCCCCCCTCTACCCCACCGGCCCCAACGTCCGCTACGCCCTCATCAACCGGCGCGACCTGCGCATCCTCAGGGAAGCCGGCATCCCGGCCGACCGCCTCTTCCTGCTGGAGAACCCCTACCACCCCCTTCCCCCGCCCACACTCACCGACCCCCGCCCGGTCCTCCTCACGCGCCTCGCCCCCCACCTCTCCCCCGCCACCCCCCTCCACCTCTCCCCCATCCGCACCATACGCAGGAAGAACGTCCTGGAAGGGGCCCTCCTCTCCCGCCTCCTCTCGCCCGACGCCCTCTACGCCGTCTCCCTCCCCGGCACCTCGCAGCAGGAGACGGCCTACTCCGAACTCGTGGAAGCCTGTTACCGCGAAGGCCTCATACGGGGCCTCTTCCCCCTCGGGCCCCTTGCCGAGCAGGTAGGCCTCCCCTTTCCGACCACCCTCCACGCCGCCGACCTCCTCGTGAGCTCCTCGGTCCAGGAAGGCTTCGGATACCTCTTCATCCAGGCCCTCGACGTGGGCAAACCCCTCCTCGCCCGCAGACTCGACATCCTGGAAGGCTTCGAGGAGATCTTCACCGACTACCCCGCCTTCCTTTACTCCGACGTCCGCATCCCCGCATCCCTCGTGGACACACACCTCATCCCCATCCCCGAACTCGCCGAGGCCTACCGTCGCAAGCTCCGCACCATCACCCCCCTCCTCCCCCCCTCGCTGGGGGAGTCCCTCGACGCGCAGCTCAGGGAGGAGTTCGAATCCTCTGCCATCGACTTCTCCTACCTCCCCGTACCCGCCCAGAAGGCCCTCCTCCACCTCATCACCGAGACGCCCCACACCCTGGAATCGATCCGCACCGCCAACGCCACCCTCCTCGAACAAGCCGCCGAGACCCTCACCCGCCCCCTCCCCCCCGACACCCGGGACCGTCTCGCCCGATTTTCACTCGAAGCCCACCTCGTGACCCTCGCCCGAATACTCGAGAGCTACACCCTCCCCGCAACCCCCGATCCTCCCCATCCGGAGGGCATCCCCGATCAGGTGCTCCACGCCTTTGCACGCAAGGAATACCTCAGGCTCCTCTACGATTTCTGA